A part of Anaeromyxobacter diazotrophicus genomic DNA contains:
- a CDS encoding ABC transporter ATP-binding protein, with product MLTLKNVEVVYDDVILVLKGLSLHVPQGKIVALLGSNGAGKSTTLKAISGLLAAEDGEVTDGAIELDGQRIEELPPEDVVRRGIFQVMEGRRVFEDLTVDENLVMGGYTRRDRAGLRRDHDLCFDYFPRLKERRKRLAGYLSGGEQQMVAIGRALMARPRLILLDEPSLGLAPLLVSEIFRIIARINAEEKTTFLVVEQNARIALAVAHHGYVMEGGRIVLEGDPDKLAANEDVKEFYLGGGAGGERRSFKNLKSYRRRKRWIS from the coding sequence ATGCTGACCCTGAAGAACGTCGAGGTCGTCTACGACGACGTGATCCTGGTCCTGAAGGGCCTCTCCCTGCACGTGCCGCAGGGGAAGATCGTGGCGCTGCTCGGCTCGAACGGCGCCGGGAAGTCCACCACGCTCAAGGCCATCTCCGGCCTCCTCGCGGCCGAGGACGGCGAGGTGACCGACGGCGCCATCGAGCTCGACGGCCAGCGGATCGAGGAGCTCCCGCCGGAGGACGTGGTCCGGCGCGGCATCTTCCAGGTGATGGAGGGGCGCCGCGTCTTCGAGGATCTCACCGTGGACGAGAACCTCGTCATGGGCGGCTACACCCGGCGCGACCGCGCCGGGCTGCGCCGCGACCACGACCTCTGCTTCGACTACTTCCCGCGCCTCAAGGAGCGGCGGAAGCGGCTCGCCGGCTACCTCTCCGGCGGCGAGCAGCAGATGGTGGCCATCGGGCGGGCGCTCATGGCGCGCCCGCGCCTCATCCTCCTGGACGAGCCGTCGCTCGGCCTCGCCCCGCTGCTCGTCTCGGAGATCTTCCGGATCATCGCGCGCATCAACGCCGAGGAGAAGACCACCTTCCTCGTCGTGGAGCAGAACGCCCGCATCGCCCTGGCGGTGGCGCACCACGGCTACGTCATGGAGGGCGGCCGGATCGTGCTGGAGGGCGACCCGGACAAGCTGGCCGCGAACGAGGACGTGAAGGAGTTCTACCTGGGCGGCGGCGCCGGCGGCGAGCGGCGCAGCTTCAAGAACCTGAAGTCCTACCGGCGGCGAAAGCGGTGGATCTCGTGA